A portion of the Homalodisca vitripennis isolate AUS2020 unplaced genomic scaffold, UT_GWSS_2.1 ScUCBcl_466;HRSCAF=2524, whole genome shotgun sequence genome contains these proteins:
- the LOC124370766 gene encoding uncharacterized protein K02A2.6-like: protein MDYFTKWPEVYAIPNQEASTVAGCLVNDFVCRYGVPRELHSDQGTNFGSILMRDVLQRLGVHKTRTTPLHPQSDGMVERYIKTLVGHLRKVVSTSQRDWDKKVPVFLLAYRSSSHEKQLVLPQQELVFGRELRLPSDLMFGLPPDKERPATDFASELVDQLHDTHEFARQHLKVASDKMKARYDRQANSAGIPGEQLGFGSTVPCGGREGAQSFNRTGLDLIVW, encoded by the coding sequence ATGGATTACTTCACGAAATGGCCAGAAGTATACGCCATACCAAACCAGGAGGCATCTACTGTGGCAGGATGCTTGGTGAACGACTTCGTCTGCCGGTACGGGGTACCCCGTGAGCTACACAGCGACCAAGGGACGAACTTCGGTTCTATCTTGATGAGGGATGTTCTTCAGCGTCTGGGAGTGCATAAGACACGGACAACCCCGCTTCACCCGCAATCCGATGGGATGGTTGAGAGATACATCAAGACTCTCGTCGGTCATCTCAGGAAAGTTGTCTCCACCAGCCAGCGGGATTGGGATAAGAAGGTGCCAGTTTTTCTGCTGGCCTACAGATCTTCTAGCCATGAAAAACAACTGGTGTTACCCCAGCAAGAATTGGTCTTCGGAAGAGAACTTCGGCTACCAAGTGATCTCATGTTCGGCCTACCACCTGACAAGGAGAGGCCAGCGACTGACTTCGCCTCGGAACTCGTTGATCAATTGCACGACACTCACGAGTTTGCTCGCCAGCACCTGAAGGTCGCCAGTGACAAGATGAAGGCTCGCTACGACCGACAAGCCAACTCAGCTGGGATTCCAGGAGAACAACTTGGTTTTGGCTCTACAGTCCCCTGCGGAGGAAGGGAAGGTGCCCAAAGCTTCAACAGGACTGGATTGGACCTTATCGTGTGGTGA